From one Sphaeramia orbicularis chromosome 9, fSphaOr1.1, whole genome shotgun sequence genomic stretch:
- the slc2a11b gene encoding solute carrier family 2, facilitated glucose transporter member 11b isoform X2 encodes MNFSEGSTESKKELPSRSLLLAVCAACIGGTFQYGYNISVINAPTSYVHKFINQTWMQRYQMYISEDVLTLLWSTIVSIFTLGGLIGASVGGTLAVKLGRKGTLLANNIFSLSAAVLMGLSRMTGFFELLIIGRFFTGVNAGISLCVQPLYLGEIAPTALRGAMGMGTSIFITGGILTGQVMGLKELLGREEYWPLLLSTTCIPAILQLLILPCFPESPRYLLIDKGDDEGCQKALKQLHGTADFDSEREDIEKEKNNLVGFQTKKPWELFTDRSIRRQLLTIMLLNMAQQLNGINAIYFYAGYVFKQSGIPVDKIPYVAVGTGACECITALTCGMLIDCLGRKVLITGGYTLMSICCILFTLTLTFQDYSPVFPYLSMVCVFAFILSFGLGPGGVTNILTTELFTQATRPAAYMIAGTVNWSSFFFIGMVFPFIVIGLQQYCFMVFLLVCTTVVTYIYLFVPETKNKTFLEIQNDFQSSKRRKGRSADRAGTNLLSTSI; translated from the exons ATGAACTTCAGTGAGGGATCAACTGAGTCAAAGAAGGAG CTTCCAAGCAGATCACTGCTGCTGGCTGTGTGTGCAGCCTGCATAGGGGGCACCTTCCAGTATGGATATAATATATCTGTCATCAATGCACCAACCTCA TATGTGCACAAGTTCATCAACCAAACATGGATGCAGCGTTACCAAATGTACATATCAGAAGATGTTCTCACCCTGCTTTGGTCCACTATCGTATCAATATTCACCTTGGGAGGACTTATCGGAGCGTCTGTCGGTGGGACGTTAGCTGTGAAGCTGGGGAG GAAAGGGACACTGTTGGCCAATAACATATTTTCACTGTCGGCTGCTGTGCTGATGGGTCTGAGTCGGATGACAGGGTTTTTTGAATTACTCATCATTGGACGTTTTTTCACAGGAGTAAATGCAG GTATCAGTCTTTGTGTTCAGCCTCTGTATTTGGGAGAAATCGCGCCAACTGCCCTTCGTGGTGCCATGGGAATGGGAACCTCAATTTTCATCACTGGTGGGATCTTGACAGGACAAGTGATGGGTCTCAA AGAACTTCTGGGTAGAGAAGAGTACTGGCCTCTTCTGCTCTCTACTACATGTATCCCAGCAATCCTGCAGCTTCTGATCCTGCCCTGCTTCCCTGAAAGCCCACGCTACCTGCTTATCGATAAAGGAGATGATGAGGGATGTCAAAAAG CCCTGAAGCAGCTGCACGGTACAGCTGACTTTGACAGCGAAAGGGAAGATATAGAGAAGGAGAAGAACAATCTAGTTGGGTTCCAGACAAAGAAACCCTGGGAGCTTTTCACCGATCGCAGTATCCGTCGACAACTTCTCACCATCATGCTGCTCAATATGGCACAACAGCTAAATGGCATTAATGCT ATTTATTTTTATGCAGGTTATGTGTTCAAGCAATCTGGCATTCCTGTGGATAAAATACCATATGTGGCTGTTGGGACTGGTGCCTGTGAATGCATCACTGCTTTGACCTGT GGCATGCTCATTGACTGTCTGGGAAGGAAGGTGCTCATCACAGGAGGATACACCCTCATGAGCATCTGCTGCATTTTATTCACCCTAACACTCACATTTCAG GATTACAGTCCAGTATTTCCATACTTGAGCATGGTGTGCGTTTTTGCTTTTATCCTGAGTTTTGGCCTCGGACCAG GTGGTGTGACGAACATCCTGACCACTGAACTATTCACGCAGGCCACTCGTCCTGCAGCGTACATGATCGCAGGGACAGTGAACTGGTCCAGCTTCTTTTTCATTGGCATGGTTTTCCCCTTTATCGTG ATTGGGCTGCAGCAGTACTGTTTCATGGTGTTTCTGCTCGTCTGCACCACTGTGGTAACTTACATTTACCTTTTTGTTCCTGAAACCAAGAACAAAACTTTTCTTGAGATCCAGAATGACTTCCAGTCATCAAAGAGGAGAAAAGGACGCTCTGCTGACAGAGCAGGAACAAATCTGTTGTCAACTTCCATATGA
- the slc2a11b gene encoding solute carrier family 2, facilitated glucose transporter member 11b isoform X1, with the protein MPKHFVDEYQPLLVKDFEDTQRRRLPSRSLLLAVCAACIGGTFQYGYNISVINAPTSYVHKFINQTWMQRYQMYISEDVLTLLWSTIVSIFTLGGLIGASVGGTLAVKLGRKGTLLANNIFSLSAAVLMGLSRMTGFFELLIIGRFFTGVNAGISLCVQPLYLGEIAPTALRGAMGMGTSIFITGGILTGQVMGLKELLGREEYWPLLLSTTCIPAILQLLILPCFPESPRYLLIDKGDDEGCQKALKQLHGTADFDSEREDIEKEKNNLVGFQTKKPWELFTDRSIRRQLLTIMLLNMAQQLNGINAIYFYAGYVFKQSGIPVDKIPYVAVGTGACECITALTCGMLIDCLGRKVLITGGYTLMSICCILFTLTLTFQDYSPVFPYLSMVCVFAFILSFGLGPGGVTNILTTELFTQATRPAAYMIAGTVNWSSFFFIGMVFPFIVIGLQQYCFMVFLLVCTTVVTYIYLFVPETKNKTFLEIQNDFQSSKRRKGRSADRAGTNLLSTSI; encoded by the exons ATGCCAAAACACTTTGTGGATGAGTATCAACCTTTGCTTGTCAAAGATTTCGAAGATACACAGAGGAGAAGG CTTCCAAGCAGATCACTGCTGCTGGCTGTGTGTGCAGCCTGCATAGGGGGCACCTTCCAGTATGGATATAATATATCTGTCATCAATGCACCAACCTCA TATGTGCACAAGTTCATCAACCAAACATGGATGCAGCGTTACCAAATGTACATATCAGAAGATGTTCTCACCCTGCTTTGGTCCACTATCGTATCAATATTCACCTTGGGAGGACTTATCGGAGCGTCTGTCGGTGGGACGTTAGCTGTGAAGCTGGGGAG GAAAGGGACACTGTTGGCCAATAACATATTTTCACTGTCGGCTGCTGTGCTGATGGGTCTGAGTCGGATGACAGGGTTTTTTGAATTACTCATCATTGGACGTTTTTTCACAGGAGTAAATGCAG GTATCAGTCTTTGTGTTCAGCCTCTGTATTTGGGAGAAATCGCGCCAACTGCCCTTCGTGGTGCCATGGGAATGGGAACCTCAATTTTCATCACTGGTGGGATCTTGACAGGACAAGTGATGGGTCTCAA AGAACTTCTGGGTAGAGAAGAGTACTGGCCTCTTCTGCTCTCTACTACATGTATCCCAGCAATCCTGCAGCTTCTGATCCTGCCCTGCTTCCCTGAAAGCCCACGCTACCTGCTTATCGATAAAGGAGATGATGAGGGATGTCAAAAAG CCCTGAAGCAGCTGCACGGTACAGCTGACTTTGACAGCGAAAGGGAAGATATAGAGAAGGAGAAGAACAATCTAGTTGGGTTCCAGACAAAGAAACCCTGGGAGCTTTTCACCGATCGCAGTATCCGTCGACAACTTCTCACCATCATGCTGCTCAATATGGCACAACAGCTAAATGGCATTAATGCT ATTTATTTTTATGCAGGTTATGTGTTCAAGCAATCTGGCATTCCTGTGGATAAAATACCATATGTGGCTGTTGGGACTGGTGCCTGTGAATGCATCACTGCTTTGACCTGT GGCATGCTCATTGACTGTCTGGGAAGGAAGGTGCTCATCACAGGAGGATACACCCTCATGAGCATCTGCTGCATTTTATTCACCCTAACACTCACATTTCAG GATTACAGTCCAGTATTTCCATACTTGAGCATGGTGTGCGTTTTTGCTTTTATCCTGAGTTTTGGCCTCGGACCAG GTGGTGTGACGAACATCCTGACCACTGAACTATTCACGCAGGCCACTCGTCCTGCAGCGTACATGATCGCAGGGACAGTGAACTGGTCCAGCTTCTTTTTCATTGGCATGGTTTTCCCCTTTATCGTG ATTGGGCTGCAGCAGTACTGTTTCATGGTGTTTCTGCTCGTCTGCACCACTGTGGTAACTTACATTTACCTTTTTGTTCCTGAAACCAAGAACAAAACTTTTCTTGAGATCCAGAATGACTTCCAGTCATCAAAGAGGAGAAAAGGACGCTCTGCTGACAGAGCAGGAACAAATCTGTTGTCAACTTCCATATGA
- the rbm19 gene encoding putative RNA-binding protein 19 isoform X1 produces MSRLIVKNLPNGMKEDRFRAMFAAFGTVTDSTLKFTKDGKFRKFGFVGFKAEEDADRALKHFNKSFVDTSRVTVEMCKSFGDPNKPRAWSKHTQSSSQDKPAAKTETDSKKKKKQKKETKDTLGNLEEDQGFKEFLSVHQNRGQAPTWANDTAQQPEKTKKKKKPASDDYLNFDSDPSEDEEEEAELEEEEYDEDEDATKEALKSGLSDMEYLRSKVTKTSDTMEEAEDEGVDDEDEDHGPVQHTDSAYESGDRENLSKIKTAVSSEDKKKGKAKKAATNEIEPATEFTVKLRGAPFNVKEQQIREFMTPLKPAAIRIGKNESGNRTGYVYVDVYSEEEVQKALKKNKDYIGGRYIEVFRVDASGGKKKDWKDKEIDRNFTRKLKEDEEEEDVSESGRLFIRNLPYTCTEEEIEELFAKHGPLSDVLFPIDSLTKRPKGFAFVTYMIPEHAVTALAQLDGHVFQGRMLHLLPSTVKKEKPESSDGGGPGSSSYKRQKDAKNKASSSSSHNWNSLFLGTSAVADAIAEKYNTTKSQVLDHESKGSVAVRMALGETQIVQETRQFLLDNSVSLDSFSQAAAPRSMTVILVKNLPAGVTVSQLEELFSPHGSLGRVLLPPSGLTAIVEFLEPTEAKRAFTKLAYSKFHHIPLYLEWAPVGVFVAKPEPVLEKEDAVKEENMKEEEKEEDDDEEEESTPGSTLFIKNLNFSTTEEKLQETFSKCGKVKSCTISKKKDKAGKMLSMGYGFVQYQTAQAAQKALKQLQHCSVDDHKLELKISERATRVTEVSHKKKQSEKKQTGSKILVRNVPFQATVREIRELFCTFGELKTVRLPKKAAGTGNHRGFGFVDFLTKQDAKKAFAALCHSTHLYGRRLVLEWADAEDSVETLRRKTAEHFHVAAKKQRKAEVLEGIMESMETEGVED; encoded by the exons ATGTCGAGACTCATCGTTAAAAACCTCCCAAACGGG ATGAAGGAGGACAGGTTCAGGGCGATGTTTGCTGCCTTCGGTACCGTGACAGACTCCACACTGAAGTTTACCAAGGATGGAAAGTTCCGCAAGTTTGGCTTCGTGGGTTTTAAAGCGGAGGAAGATGCAGACAGGGCTCTGAAACACTTCAACAAGAGCTTCGTGGACACGTCCAGAGTGACG gtgGAGATGTGTAAGTCATTTGGAGATCCCAAtaaaccaagagcctggagcaaaCACACTCAGAGCTCAAGCCAAGACAAACCCGCTGCCAAGACTGAAACTGACAGCAAAAAG aagaagaaacagaaaaaggaaacCAAGGACACACTAGGAAAT CTGGAGGAGGATCAGGGATTCAAGGAGTTTCTGTCAGTGCATCAGAATCGAGGCCAAGCGCCCACGTGGGCGAATGACACTGCACAGCAAccagaaaagacaaagaaaaagaagaagccaGCTTCAGATGATTACCTCAACTTTGATTCAGACCCatctgaggatgaggaggaggaggcagagcttGAGGAAGAGGAATATGATGAAGATGAAG ATGCCACTAAAGAAGCACTCAAATCTGGCTTGTCGGACATGGAGTACCTGCGATCAAAGGTGACAAAAACAAGTGACACCATGGAGGAGGCTGAAGATGAAGGTgtggatgatgaagatgaggatcaTGGTCCTGTGCAGCACACTGACAGTGCCTATGAGAGTGGTGACAGAGAAAATCTTTCAAAGATTAAAACAGCAGTGTCCTCTGAGGATAAAAAGAAAGGCAAAGCAAAGAAGGCTGCAACAAATGAG ATAGAACCAGCAACAGAGTTCACAGTGAAGCTGAGAGGAGCCCCTTTTAATGTAAAGGAG CAACAAATTCGTGAGTTCATGACACCACTGAAGCCTGCTGCCATCAGGATTGGAAAGAATGAAAGTGGAAATAGAACAG gTTATGTATATGTAGATGTGTACTCTGAAGAAGAAGTGCAGAAGGCCTTAAAGAAGAATAAAGACTACatag GAGGCCGTTATATTGAGGTTTTCCGTGTGGATGCCTCTGGAGGTAAAAAGAAAGACTGGAAAGACAAAGAAATTGACAGAAACTTTACTAGGAAGCtcaaggaggatgaggaggaggaagatgtttCAGAGTCAGGCAGACTTTTCATTAGAAACCTTCCTTACACGTGTACTGAAGAAGAAATCGAAGAGCTGTTCGCTAAACACG GGCCTTTATCCGATGTGCTATTCCCTATTGACAGTCTAACCAAGAGACCAAAAGGGTTTGCTTTTGTAACATACATGATTCCAGAACATGCTGTGACAGCCCTGGCTCAGCTGGACGGACACGTATTTCAG GGCAGGATGCTTCACTTGCTTCCCTCCACAGTAAAAAAGGAAAAGCCTGAATCGTCAGATGGTGGTGGTCCTGGTTCCTCCTCTTACAAACGACAAAAAGATGCTAAAAATAAGGCTTCAAGCTCCAG TTCCCACAACTGGAACTCCTTGTTTCTTGGCACAAGTGCAGTAGCTGATGCTATTGCTGAAAAGTACAACACCACAAAAAGCCAAGTCCTTGACCAT GAGTCAAAGGGGAGTGTAGCAGTGAGGATGGCTCTGGGTGAAACTCAGATCGTACAGGAGACTCGACAGTTTCTTCTGGACAACAGTGTCAGTCTGGATTCTTTTAGTCAG GCAGCAGCACCGAGGAGCATGACTGTGATCCTAGTGAAGAACCTTCCAGCCGGGGTGACGGTGTCACAGCTGGAAGAGCTCTTCTCTCCTCATGGTTCGCTGGGCCGAGTGCTGCTGCCACCCTCAGGACTCACCGCCATTGTTGAGTTCCTGGAGCCAACTGAAGCCAAACGAGCTTTCACCAAACTGGCATACAGCAAG TTCCATCACATCCCATTGTATTTGGAATGGGCACCTGTGGGAGTGTTTGTGGCCAAACCTGAACCAG TATTAGAAAAGGAGGATGCTGTAAAAGAGGAAAATatgaaagaagaggagaaagaagaagatgatgatgaggaggaggaaagcACTCCTggttcaacacttttcattaagAATCTTAACTTCAGTACAACAGAAGAGAAACTACAGGAG ACCTTCTCCAAATGTGGAAAGGTCAAGTCCTGCACCATCTCCAAGAAGAAGGATAAAGCAG GAAAGATGTTGTCCATGGGCTATggctttgttcagtatcagacaGCACAGGCAGCTCAGAAAGCCCTGAAGCAGCTGCAG CACTGCAGCGTCGATGATCACAAGTTAGAGCTGAAGATTTCAGAGAGAGCCACAAG GGTTACCGAAGTGTCACACAAGAAGAAACAATCTGAGAAAAAACAGACCGGGTCTAAGATCCTTGTGCGAAACGTCCCCTTCCAGGCCACCGTCAGGGAAATTCGAGAACTCTTCTG TACTTTTGGAGAGCTGAAGACAGTCCGACTTCCCAAAAAAGCAGCTGGAACAGGGAATCATAGAGGCTTTGGCTTTGTGGACTTCCTCACTAAACAGGATGCCAAG AAAGCATTTGCCGCACTGTGCCACAGCACTCATCTGTACGGGAGACGTCTGGTGCTGGAATGGGCTGATGCTGAGGACTCAGTGGAGACACTGAGACGaaaaacagctgaacattttcatG TCGCTGCCAAAAAGCAACGAAAGGCCGAGGTACTGGAAGGAATTATGGAGTCTATGGAGACTGAAGGGGTTGAAGACTGA
- the rbm19 gene encoding putative RNA-binding protein 19 isoform X2, protein MSRLIVKNLPNGMKEDRFRAMFAAFGTVTDSTLKFTKDGKFRKFGFVGFKAEEDADRALKHFNKSFVDTSRVTVEMCKSFGDPNKPRAWSKHTQSSSQDKPAAKTETDSKKKKQKKETKDTLGNLEEDQGFKEFLSVHQNRGQAPTWANDTAQQPEKTKKKKKPASDDYLNFDSDPSEDEEEEAELEEEEYDEDEDATKEALKSGLSDMEYLRSKVTKTSDTMEEAEDEGVDDEDEDHGPVQHTDSAYESGDRENLSKIKTAVSSEDKKKGKAKKAATNEIEPATEFTVKLRGAPFNVKEQQIREFMTPLKPAAIRIGKNESGNRTGYVYVDVYSEEEVQKALKKNKDYIGGRYIEVFRVDASGGKKKDWKDKEIDRNFTRKLKEDEEEEDVSESGRLFIRNLPYTCTEEEIEELFAKHGPLSDVLFPIDSLTKRPKGFAFVTYMIPEHAVTALAQLDGHVFQGRMLHLLPSTVKKEKPESSDGGGPGSSSYKRQKDAKNKASSSSSHNWNSLFLGTSAVADAIAEKYNTTKSQVLDHESKGSVAVRMALGETQIVQETRQFLLDNSVSLDSFSQAAAPRSMTVILVKNLPAGVTVSQLEELFSPHGSLGRVLLPPSGLTAIVEFLEPTEAKRAFTKLAYSKFHHIPLYLEWAPVGVFVAKPEPVLEKEDAVKEENMKEEEKEEDDDEEEESTPGSTLFIKNLNFSTTEEKLQETFSKCGKVKSCTISKKKDKAGKMLSMGYGFVQYQTAQAAQKALKQLQHCSVDDHKLELKISERATRVTEVSHKKKQSEKKQTGSKILVRNVPFQATVREIRELFCTFGELKTVRLPKKAAGTGNHRGFGFVDFLTKQDAKKAFAALCHSTHLYGRRLVLEWADAEDSVETLRRKTAEHFHVAAKKQRKAEVLEGIMESMETEGVED, encoded by the exons ATGTCGAGACTCATCGTTAAAAACCTCCCAAACGGG ATGAAGGAGGACAGGTTCAGGGCGATGTTTGCTGCCTTCGGTACCGTGACAGACTCCACACTGAAGTTTACCAAGGATGGAAAGTTCCGCAAGTTTGGCTTCGTGGGTTTTAAAGCGGAGGAAGATGCAGACAGGGCTCTGAAACACTTCAACAAGAGCTTCGTGGACACGTCCAGAGTGACG gtgGAGATGTGTAAGTCATTTGGAGATCCCAAtaaaccaagagcctggagcaaaCACACTCAGAGCTCAAGCCAAGACAAACCCGCTGCCAAGACTGAAACTGACAGCAAAAAG aagaaacagaaaaaggaaacCAAGGACACACTAGGAAAT CTGGAGGAGGATCAGGGATTCAAGGAGTTTCTGTCAGTGCATCAGAATCGAGGCCAAGCGCCCACGTGGGCGAATGACACTGCACAGCAAccagaaaagacaaagaaaaagaagaagccaGCTTCAGATGATTACCTCAACTTTGATTCAGACCCatctgaggatgaggaggaggaggcagagcttGAGGAAGAGGAATATGATGAAGATGAAG ATGCCACTAAAGAAGCACTCAAATCTGGCTTGTCGGACATGGAGTACCTGCGATCAAAGGTGACAAAAACAAGTGACACCATGGAGGAGGCTGAAGATGAAGGTgtggatgatgaagatgaggatcaTGGTCCTGTGCAGCACACTGACAGTGCCTATGAGAGTGGTGACAGAGAAAATCTTTCAAAGATTAAAACAGCAGTGTCCTCTGAGGATAAAAAGAAAGGCAAAGCAAAGAAGGCTGCAACAAATGAG ATAGAACCAGCAACAGAGTTCACAGTGAAGCTGAGAGGAGCCCCTTTTAATGTAAAGGAG CAACAAATTCGTGAGTTCATGACACCACTGAAGCCTGCTGCCATCAGGATTGGAAAGAATGAAAGTGGAAATAGAACAG gTTATGTATATGTAGATGTGTACTCTGAAGAAGAAGTGCAGAAGGCCTTAAAGAAGAATAAAGACTACatag GAGGCCGTTATATTGAGGTTTTCCGTGTGGATGCCTCTGGAGGTAAAAAGAAAGACTGGAAAGACAAAGAAATTGACAGAAACTTTACTAGGAAGCtcaaggaggatgaggaggaggaagatgtttCAGAGTCAGGCAGACTTTTCATTAGAAACCTTCCTTACACGTGTACTGAAGAAGAAATCGAAGAGCTGTTCGCTAAACACG GGCCTTTATCCGATGTGCTATTCCCTATTGACAGTCTAACCAAGAGACCAAAAGGGTTTGCTTTTGTAACATACATGATTCCAGAACATGCTGTGACAGCCCTGGCTCAGCTGGACGGACACGTATTTCAG GGCAGGATGCTTCACTTGCTTCCCTCCACAGTAAAAAAGGAAAAGCCTGAATCGTCAGATGGTGGTGGTCCTGGTTCCTCCTCTTACAAACGACAAAAAGATGCTAAAAATAAGGCTTCAAGCTCCAG TTCCCACAACTGGAACTCCTTGTTTCTTGGCACAAGTGCAGTAGCTGATGCTATTGCTGAAAAGTACAACACCACAAAAAGCCAAGTCCTTGACCAT GAGTCAAAGGGGAGTGTAGCAGTGAGGATGGCTCTGGGTGAAACTCAGATCGTACAGGAGACTCGACAGTTTCTTCTGGACAACAGTGTCAGTCTGGATTCTTTTAGTCAG GCAGCAGCACCGAGGAGCATGACTGTGATCCTAGTGAAGAACCTTCCAGCCGGGGTGACGGTGTCACAGCTGGAAGAGCTCTTCTCTCCTCATGGTTCGCTGGGCCGAGTGCTGCTGCCACCCTCAGGACTCACCGCCATTGTTGAGTTCCTGGAGCCAACTGAAGCCAAACGAGCTTTCACCAAACTGGCATACAGCAAG TTCCATCACATCCCATTGTATTTGGAATGGGCACCTGTGGGAGTGTTTGTGGCCAAACCTGAACCAG TATTAGAAAAGGAGGATGCTGTAAAAGAGGAAAATatgaaagaagaggagaaagaagaagatgatgatgaggaggaggaaagcACTCCTggttcaacacttttcattaagAATCTTAACTTCAGTACAACAGAAGAGAAACTACAGGAG ACCTTCTCCAAATGTGGAAAGGTCAAGTCCTGCACCATCTCCAAGAAGAAGGATAAAGCAG GAAAGATGTTGTCCATGGGCTATggctttgttcagtatcagacaGCACAGGCAGCTCAGAAAGCCCTGAAGCAGCTGCAG CACTGCAGCGTCGATGATCACAAGTTAGAGCTGAAGATTTCAGAGAGAGCCACAAG GGTTACCGAAGTGTCACACAAGAAGAAACAATCTGAGAAAAAACAGACCGGGTCTAAGATCCTTGTGCGAAACGTCCCCTTCCAGGCCACCGTCAGGGAAATTCGAGAACTCTTCTG TACTTTTGGAGAGCTGAAGACAGTCCGACTTCCCAAAAAAGCAGCTGGAACAGGGAATCATAGAGGCTTTGGCTTTGTGGACTTCCTCACTAAACAGGATGCCAAG AAAGCATTTGCCGCACTGTGCCACAGCACTCATCTGTACGGGAGACGTCTGGTGCTGGAATGGGCTGATGCTGAGGACTCAGTGGAGACACTGAGACGaaaaacagctgaacattttcatG TCGCTGCCAAAAAGCAACGAAAGGCCGAGGTACTGGAAGGAATTATGGAGTCTATGGAGACTGAAGGGGTTGAAGACTGA